AGAGGCGCGAGGGCACCCCGCTGCCCTTCCGCAGCGCGTGGGACCGCCAGGCCGCCGCGATGCTCTCCACCTACAGGGACGGGGAGAGGGACGGGGACATCAGCGTGGCCACAGCATGGTTCCCCCCCAGACCCGGCCCTGCAGCACCCTCCAGCCCCAGAGATGAGCCACGGCACCCCGAGAGGAGGCAGCAACTCACCGGGATGAGCAGATCCCGCTGGTTGTGGCTCTCCAGTGTCACCAGCTCGCTGGGTGCCAGCAAGGGCAGGCGCAGCTCCCGCACGGGCAGGGCAGCCACCTCGGGCACCGGGCGCTCTAGGACGGCCTGCCAGCCAGCGGGATAGGCTGGTGATGCCCTGGGCACCACAGGGTGTTTGGGGGAAGCGAGACAGCCCTGGGGCTCAGGGACAGGGTGCCTGTGTTccctgcctgggctggtgggagtCCAGGCACCCCTGGGTGGGTCTGCCTGGGGGTGGCCAGCCAGAACCACCACCCCGGTCACTGCCACATTGCACTCACCGAGCTGACGTGTGCCCACTCCCGCACAGCCTGCACCAGGTCCAGTTCATCCACAGCCAAGCGGTCGCTGCGCAGCACCTGCGCCAGCACCACGTCGGACAGCTCGTGGAAACCCTGTGTTCGCACCACCTCCTGCCAGCACACCGCGGCGCTGGTACCAGGACCCCCACACCGCTCCTCCCTCCGCTCCATAGGCCATCAGACCCAGGCACCCCCCTACCCAGACCCCCATCCCCTGGCACGCCCCCAGCCAGCCTCTACCTGGCACCCAGCACTGTCTCCCCCACCACCCTTTGCTCCCTTTCcacccctgcccagcctccAGCCACCCCATTCGTCAGGGCTGCACTCCCCTGCCACACGCTGTGTCCCCCGCTGCTGCCCATGCCCTGGGGTACCCCATCCATGCTCCCCCATCATTCACAGCCATACCGCAGTGCAACCCTCGATGAAggccaggcagtgctgctggaggtcTGCCTGCCCGTAGgtcactgcagcctgtgggacaACACAGACACCTGCAAGGGGGTCTGGAGCAGGAAGGACCCCCTCACCAAAGCCCTACAGAGACAGGCACGCCCAGGGACCCAGGTGAACTGAGTATCCCCGTGCTTGGGTGCCACAGTGCGGGTACGGTGTGGAAGGGGCACCAAGGACCTCCTCCTTTCCTGGCATGCCCCACAGCAAAAGGTTTGGTGCCTCCACCACCCACAACCGTCACCCAGCCCCACCGTCTGCAGGAAGCATCTGATTTTCCACTGCTCCTTGATGATGTCACCCATCCCTGGGAGAGCAAGGGGCCCTGGCATCAATCTCACAAGGCCACACTGCAGGGACATGTAGCCATCCATCCCCAGCGCTCCTTGCATGGGCACAGGGTCAGCTTGAAGCCCCACCATGCTCCATAGCTGCCATCTCCCAGTGCAGCAGGAATCTGGGGTCCTCTCATCCTCACCCAGCCCTACCCAGCGATGCTCATCCCAGGGCTGGCATGGCCCATCTGGGCATCAGGAGGACACATCCCTGTCCCCTGTGGTGGCAGCCCCTGCATGCCAGGGTACTTGGtaccagcacaggcagggcaaGCATGGCCTCCCTCACATCAGGGGACTGGTGTTGATGCAAGCAGGGAGGAAGGTGAGATGTTTTCTTcgaatttgttttgttctggggttttgggggtttctgtttgtttcctccAGGCCAGTTTTAGATCTGTTTATGCCGTGGTGGTCTGGCACCACCGCTGGCGGAAACTTCTGTGCTCTGGGGCTGACATTTTGCCGCCCCAAGAGCATTATTTCAGCCAGTGGGAGATGGAACAAACGCCCCTTCTGTGGGGAGCAGGGTCCCATCAAGCACCGTGGCAGGGCCACTGGGGCTCCCCCAAGGCTATTTTTAGGTGCCCCAACTCttagcaggtttttttggtACTGGCCTCAAAACCATGAGAGCTCCCAGAAAACCAGTGCCTCCCAGTTTCATGCAGATGATGGCAAGGTCCTGGCACCGGGGAGCTTgggccagccctgctcagagcagcatgAAGATACTtccctgccaggctgtggtggcccttGTGTTCCTTGCAGCCTGGTACAATGtgcccaggagctggcagggcagccgCTGGGCCAGGGGTGGGTAGGAAATCCTGCCCCGCCATCCAGCCGAGAGCAGGAGGGTCTGGCCACCTCCTGCCCCAAATCAGATGGGTTATATTTGACCCCCTGTGACACCACTGGGGTCACACTCACCTGCAGGGCCTCACAGACCTGCTCCACACTCAGCGTGTCCTTGATGAACTTGACGCAGAGCTGGAAGGTACATGGGGAGAGGATGAGTATGGTGGAAACCCACCAGCACCACAACCACCCCCAACTCTCAGCAAGTCCCGAACCCCCCAGGATATGGGACATGGGGTggaggcacagccagccccccaGTGTTTCGTGAGGCagtggggtgggctgtgggatGAGGGCTTGTAGCACAGCCTGTGGACAGCCTGCCAGGGCACTGATTTAGCCAGGGACTGAGCCTGATGTAGTGAAACCCCAGCCAGCCTCATAGCCCCAGGTGGGTCACTTAACCCTGACCATCGTCAccagctgtgctctgccacAGGGGACAGCCCTGGTGCCAGCTGCAGCGAACTGGGGGTGACCCCAActttgcccagctctgcctgccagctgctctctgcctATGTCTGCTGGGGGACCAGCATCTCCGGCTGCAGCTCACACACGGGTGATGCAGCCAGACAGGCATGTCTGTCAGGGAGCAGGACTTCCCTCCTGCCCATCTCAGCTGCGTCCGTCTGTCCAGCGCAAAGGGGTCAGAGCCCCCGGGGAATCCAAGGGGATGTGACATGCAGGAAGGAGCCATCAGCTGGAGCAGAAGGGCCCTGAGTCATTGGCAGGAGGGACATGAGGtcaccctgcagctggggacacagccagggcctTCCCCGGCTGTCCCTGGTcatcccctttccctcccacccctctacggctctccctgctgcagctcattcCCTGAGGATGCATTTGCTGCGTGGTGGGGCGCGGCTGGAGCACCGGGTCCCCCTTTTTTGCAACACCGTTTGCAtcctttccctgcccagccagctgtTCGACAGCCCTGTGCCACATCTGGGCTTCTGCTGACCTTGTCCCCCGCAGGGTGACGGGGCAGGTCCCGCCGCCTCGGCACGCCGCTCAGCCCCTCCGCAGGGTCCCTCCCGGCGcggtgggaagggaggggaagtCCGGGCGCGAGACGGCAGGTCACGCGATCCGCCGCAATTAAGGAATCATTGATGACGTGGCCTGGCCACCCTCCCCGacgcagagctgctccagctccctgcgCCTCCTTGTCTGGCTCCCTCCCCTGCTTTGCAGTCGCTGCTGTCCTCCCAAAGCCTTCCTGCCCGAAGCGGCACCGGGCAGGGGTGCTGAGTGCTCCCCAGGACCAGGGCTTTCCCTACGGCATCATCCTGCCAGCTGACCGGAGGGCAGCGTGGGCGATGGCTGAGGGGCTTTCTGCCGTGTGGGAGACGTGAGGCCCCGTGTCCTTCCCCGGGATTCCCCAGCCCCTGTGGGGCTCCCGGCCGGTGCTGCACCCCCTCAAGGGAGATCCCACCGGAGAGACCCTCTGGGATCGAGAAGCAGGGGCTGAGCCTACACTGGACCCAGCTGATGCTCCGTGGTGCCATCCTCAGAGCCACCAGCCACGCAGGGACCATCTTGGGGTGCTCCTCAGCACGGGGGCACTTGGGGGCCACCCCCCCAGTGTAAGCAGGGCCATACCTTGCACAGGTCCTGCAGGCCATACTCCACCGACGAGGTCAGCACCTCCAGCGCCTGCAGGCAAGACAGACCTTGTGAGCATCGGTGTGCAGGGCCACAGACAGGCATGGCAACCCAGGGGCCAAGGGCATGTGTCCTCCTGCCCCTCTGGGAGCTCCCAGATGGGACAtggagggggaaggggctgccccATGGGGGCATACAAAGGTGTCCTGCTCTGGTGTCCCCATTCCCAGCACCTAGGGTGTGCACAGCCAGCTGTCCCAAGATTGGGGCAGACACATGTAAGACAAGGTGCTCTGGACTCcccactgtgctgtgctgagacCCCACACTTGTTACACTGTTAGCCAGTCAGAAAGCATCATTCAgaccacccccaccaccacctttggCACCCCAGGAGCTGCAAAGCACCTTGTGCACCTGCATCCCCCCCTTGTCCCTCTCACGCCCATGGTccccgccagccccagccccactcacAATGCAGCTGTTGAGAGTGACGCTGTTAGTGTAGAGGAACTCGATGACGGCCAGGAAGACCTCAGGCTGCACATTTCCCAGGATGAAGGGGCCCTGGGGTGGGATGTTGCTGGGGGACTCCTCACTGTCCACCGGCCCCTGGCTGAGCATCCCCTGGAAAGCCTGGCAGCGGCACGCCAGCACACAGCGGTGTGCAAAcaccttctgctgctcctgacCCACCACGAACGTTACATCGCTGTGGGGGAGAGAGGACCATGAGGGATGGGGTACCTGGGAAGCCAGGGGACAAggtgccctggggctgggacagggcacATGGGCAGGCACTGGCTGGGTGCCTGTCCCAGCAGGGTAGTGCCCTTTAGTTTTAACTGAGGGACTTTtcccagcagaggcagggaggggtCCTTGCTGgtggctccctgcagccatctgaatgctgcaggcagggtgagCAAGACAGGTCCTCTGGAAAGCACAGACAGCCACGGatgctggcacagagcagggcagagaaAGGCCAGGGACAGGTGGAGAAAGTGGCTTTCTATTTTGGCAcaacagagctggggaaagctGGCTGTCACCAGACTCAGCCTCCTTGACTCACAGGAACTGACTCATAGGCTCAGGGATGTAAATCTTCCAGcatcagcagggctggcactggcCCTCCCAAGGCCTGCAGGAGGGGTCAGCTTGTGCATACTGGGGCACAGGGTCCATCCTGCTGACCTGGTCCCCCATAGCCCCCCAGCATGGCTCCCCAGCGTTGTGGCCccaggaaaggaaggcaagatTGGAGGAAAGGGAATGGGTAAAGGGGCAGGGAATCTCCAGCCTGTGCGCACCATGCAGCCATGGCCCATCCATCACTTtgtcccctcctcctctcttcctccacCCCAGCAGGGCAATGAGCAGAAGACATGCCACCCAAACTCTAGCGGTCATGAGGCTGTGAGTATATACTCACGGCCTGACCCTCACAGGGAGATGGATGTGCCCACCAGAGGGAAGAGCATCTAGAACATCCCGCACATCTGTCCAGATACACACagctggggtgtgctgggcagCGTGAGCAGAGCCCAAAAGGTCCTCCATGACTGCTGCTGCAAGGGAACTGAAATAAACTGTTCCATGGCTATGGTCCACAGGACCAGAGGAGGAAGCATGGTGCAGGCTGTGAGATGTGGGATACAGTCTGCAGTTATGGGATGCAGGCTGAAGCATGGGTGTAGAATGAAGGTTGCAGGATGTGAGATGCAGAACGAAGGTTGCAGGATGCGGAATGAAGCCTGCAGGCTACAGGAGGAAGGATGCAGGATGAAGCTGATGGATGCAGAGTGCAGATCTCAGGTTGCAGGATGCAGGACAAAAGGTGTGAGATGCAAGATGTGGGCAGCAGGATATGGGCTGGGGATGACCAGGCACTGGCAGCCGCTTCCCCACTGCCTGATACTGTGGGTGGGGAGTTTTCACTGGGATTTCTCTTCTGGGTAGCCAAAAATTTCAGCAGGGATGGGGATTTCCTCAGATAGCACTGGCATTTGTGCCAGGTCTCAGCATGAAGCAGGCGAAGAGGACCACACAGCTAGCCAGCTGCCAAGCAGGAACAGGCCGTGTAGGTGGGAGGTGGCCAAGGCAGTGGCTTTCCATCTCCACTCCGCACTCCAGGGGGAGGTAACAGGAATGCCAGGTGCTGTGACAgggccagccaggctgctgcctgccttccagGGTGCGAGGAGCTTGGAGATGTCGAAGGACAGTACTGGTGAAGCTGGGGTGGGAAAGGAGCTGAGCACAGGCGGCTGCccctgggcagcacagcagctgcagtacCCCCACTCCTGGCAAGGGCAGGACCCCCAGCGCAGGGTTTAGCCTGCGACGCTGCCTTACCCTGCTGGCACCATGCACCCAGGGACCTTCCCTCCTCCGGACAGCCGGTGGCTGTCCCAGGGGGATACAcacccagcagccctgggggctcctgctgctgtgcagatGTGGGGGGAGTGCTGCAAAAGCCGTGCGGGATGTCCCCACCGTGCCAGATCCCCGGGGCTCCCGCACTGCCCAGGGGCTCCAAACCCCCCCGTCAGGGCTTGGGACCGCAGGAAAACAGCACGGAGCAGGCACTGGGGGCTTCGgcatggctggggggggggtgatgccccccccggcccctcacCTGAACTGGGGGTTGTTGACCAGAGTGCGGAGGGCGGCGGTGAAGGCTGCCGCTTCGCCCTGCAGCTGCGCCGAGCAGAGTCCGGCCATGGGCTGCCTTGGGGAGGGCGGCAGAGGAAGGCGGCGCAGGCAGGCGGGAGGCAGGCcggaggcaggcaggaggcaggccggcctggggaggctgctgggagGAGGCTGCCGCGCTGTACGACATGGCCCATTGCTAGGGAAACCTGGCAGGCAGCATGTGgccaggcagccaggcaggcagagaggggGTGGCGAGCGGCAAAGCCCACCCTTGCTGCTAAGGCAGCTCCGCCTGGGTGTTTGCTGGACTGGATCGGAGTGGGGAAGCAGCCCTGGATCTTGATGTGATTAGCATCTCCCTGCCATGGCTTatggcacagccccagcacctccagctgccCTCCAGCTGGTGGCTTTGCTGCAGAGAAGCCCATGGATGGGGCAGATAGGGGTGAAGAGAGGTAGGTAGCTGGGATTTTGGAAAAGGCAAGACATGCACAGGTTAAATGCAGAAAGATCACTCCCACATCCACATGCACAGTCCCTGTGGAAAGCTGCCAGGCATGGCTGGGTCGCCGGCACCAGCAGTGGAGCAAACTTGAGCCCAGAGGGGAGATCTGCCTcctgaaacagcaaaagctTTCTCTCCTGCCGATGCTCCAGGCCAAAGCCCTGCAGCTATCATGTCTGCTTAGGACACAAGCAATCACAGCCAAAAAGCATAACCAGCCtcacccaaacccaaaccaagagctgtgccaggggatgCCCCATCCCCTTTCTCCCAAGTCTGACTGGCCCCAGACAACCTGCATGCAGGGATGTGGGGAGGGTGCCCACAGAGGGACCCCACCTCTGCTTGCCAGCAGTGGTGGGAGCAAGAGGGAGGAGCAGGGCCCGCAGCAAGTGCAGCACCCTGAGGGAGCGGGGTCCAGCTGCCAGCGTGCTTGGCAGCGCTAGTCAGCGTCAGGCTATAAATACCTCTGATGGGAGATAGAAACACAAAAGGCATCTCCACTTTCCTCAAATAGCTCAGCAGCCAGGCCAGACAAAGGCACATTGATGGGGTGGCTGTGGCGtaccagctgggctgggctccgCCAGCAGAGAGAAACCTCGCCCGGGGTCAGGAGCCCCCAGCAGAACTGCCCTCTGGAGCAGGGCATtgtggcagcagagcagggctgcaccCGGTGAGTGCTCACCCGCTCAAACTTTCCCTTAGTGCAGGGGAATAAGTACCCAAAAGATGCAGACCTCTGGGTAAAATCAAGCTGCTGGAGGTCCCAGCCCCTTGCATCCCATAGCTGGGGTGCAAAGTGGTAATCCCAGTGGTTGTTCTTCACCCCCTGCTCTTCCTTTGCACATTCAACATCAGCAAATATTGTtcaggctggcagagcagccaAGGCTGGAGGACATGTGCTTGGAGCAACCATGtccctgtgctggcacagctggaaacACAGACAAGGCAGGAGTAAGGGGATTGTGCTGTCCAGGGACCAGGAAACAAGGAGTTACAGAAGCCGTGCcctggagcagccctggggagttGCAGTGTCACATAGCAACTCTTCACACTCCAGGAACACAACAGGTTCGCTGCCACTTGTGGGAGCAAAGTGGTCCTGGGCAGTTGGAAGCACATCAGCCAGAGACAAGTCCCCTGGTTTTACCCTGGCAGGGCAGGTGTAAGTATGGAACcagatgcaggcaggagggctgggggggggggggggggctggagaGGGAGGAGCCACTCACAGAAAGGCTGGGGATGGTAGAGCAGAGGGCTGGATGGACCACGCTTAGCTGTGCCAGATCAGTTCCAGCTGGCTGAGGCTGCTGGGCAAGGGAAGGCAGCTGCCATGgtctccccagcccctctgcatcCAGCCCTGCAGGGACCTGTGTGCCAGGACACATGGGATTTACAGGGGTCAGGGAGAAGCAATGCAGAAAGGTGGTGGAATAGAGAAGCTGGGGGAAAACCCACCTTCCCCTGACAACTCTGAGCCATGTCTCCTTTCCAGGCCACCCGTATGGCtgagcagccagccccagaggCAGGCCTGCCAGCCCAGGTGACTGCTGTAGACAGAACTGAAGCCCCTCTGCTCCGGGCCACCCGCCGTagctcccagcccccagcccggggcaCCGAGGAAGGCAAACCAcagctcctgccctcccgcTGCAGCTCCATCCTCAACATGCTCCCAGCACCATTGGCCAGCCGCCGCAGCTCACTtggggctgccccggggggtAGGCGCCCCTCCATCGGGCCCTGGATGCTCCTCAGCCGTGTGAGCTTCTCTGGGCTCCCTCTTTTCCAGCCCATCCTCAAAACCCAACTCGAAAACACTTACAGGATGCAGCCAGATGAAGGCTGCAAGTTCAATGCAGGGCGGGTGCAGCAGGTGCTGGAGTGTGCCCTGGCCAGTGCCCTGGGGACCATGGTCTATAGCCCCCAGGGCAGTGCCTTGCTAGCCCAAAGCCTGGccgagctgctgcagagccaggtgAAGGAGGTGGTGCCACCCCGCTACAAGCTGGTCTGCCATGTGCTGCTGGGCCAGCGGGGCCAGCAGAGCCTGTTGGTGGCCAGCCGGGCACTGTGGGACCCCGAGAATGACAACTTTGCCTCTACCACCTTCTCCAATGCCTCGCTCTTTGCTGTGGCCATAGTGCATGGGGTCTACTTTGAATAGTGCCTGCCTCTCCCTCCACCCAgccttgcagagctgcagggggaaagcagctgaaataaacAGATATTCTCCAGCTGTGGCTCATACCTGAAGTCTTTGGCCATGGCGTGCGCAGGGGGCAAGGTATGGATGCACCTCAGTGCCCTGATGCTCACTACAGCCCCCAGCCTGGACTCACACCCACACTATACCTACTACCATAGACTGCAGAAAGACCCAAGCTGCAGCAGATACAACCCAAAAGGCTGCACTGCTCTGGAACAGGCAGCTGCCCAAGGCTGTGCCACAGGGAACAGCCCAGgctgcttcccacagcacaAGCTGCTCCTAGGCAGATTGATTACAccagtgctggggagggaggtgacAGACCACCTTCAAAGCAAGCTCATGGAGCAGATTCAGTCCCTCCTCTTTCCTGGCTTCATTCCCAGCTCATATCCCATCACACCAGGTGTCAGTGCAAGGACCCAGGCAACACACAGCCCAGgggccacagctcctgccttctgcagctcagCAAAAGCATCAGAGCTACTGGGTTTGGTCCAAGCACAGAAAGGGAATGATGGtttggcagcagcaaggagaaGCTGAGGCAGCTCCAAGGTTCCACAGGCATCAGCAAGAACTAACTccacccctcctgccagccccaggaaGGGCAGTGAAGGTACTCCATGGGCTCCTCACACCCATCCTGCCTCCCTGACCCCCGTgccccagccacagccagtGCCAAGAGGGGGGTCTTGCCTGACAGGCAGAAGCAGCCCTGGAGTAAGGATTAAGATAATGACAAAGCCCTTGTGCAGCCCCAGGTCCAAGCAAGGCAGATGCAGTTTGACCTTACACAAGTTTTTATTAAGGTGAGTCAGGGACAGGGGAGCTGCACATAGACAGatcaacaggaaaataaataattccatATAAATAAGACGCATAAATAGCCCCCCATGGCAGAGACTGCCTTGAAACAAGAAACCTCCCCAGGTCCCAGCAAGGGCTTCTCCAGGCAAGCCCTCTAATCCTATCCCCCCCACCCTTTATCAAACCTCAGGTTGTACCAGACAATTCACAAAACAG
Above is a window of Falco biarmicus isolate bFalBia1 chromosome 11, bFalBia1.pri, whole genome shotgun sequence DNA encoding:
- the DYNLT4 gene encoding dynein light chain Tctex-type 4, with the translated sequence MAEQPAPEAGLPAQVTAVDRTEAPLLRATRRSSQPPARGTEEGKPQLLPSRCSSILNMLPAPLASRRSSLGAAPGGRRPSIGPWMLLSRVSFSGLPLFQPILKTQLENTYRMQPDEGCKFNAGRVQQVLECALASALGTMVYSPQGSALLAQSLAELLQSQVKEVVPPRYKLVCHVLLGQRGQQSLLVASRALWDPENDNFASTTFSNASLFAVAIVHGVYFE
- the BTBD19 gene encoding LOW QUALITY PROTEIN: BTB/POZ domain-containing protein 19 (The sequence of the model RefSeq protein was modified relative to this genomic sequence to represent the inferred CDS: deleted 2 bases in 1 codon); this translates as MGHVVQRGSLLPAASPGRPASCLPPACLPPACAAFLPPSPRQPMAGLCSAQLQGEAAAFTAALRTLVNNPQFSDVTFVVGQEQQKVFAHRCVLACRCQAFQGMLSQGPVDSEESPSNIPPQGPFILGNVQPEVFLAVIEFLYTNSVTLNSCIALEVLTSSVEYGLQDLCKLCVKFIKDTLSVEQVCEALQAAVTYGQADLQQHCLAFIEGCTAEVVRTQGFHELSDVVLAQVLRSDRLAVDELDLVQAVREWAHVSSAVLERPVPEVAALPVRELRLPLLAPSELVTLESHNQRDLLIPVESIAAAWRSHALRKGSGVPSRLCRPRRGTRPRDHHRHLGPHAK